GCTTTCGCCTCGCCTTTAGGGGCGGGGCAGCCGCATCGTATTCAAAGAATCAATCGTGGCTCCCTACACGATTCAGTTTTCAAAGAACGACTTGACCCGCAGGATGTGGGTCGTTCGACGTTTCGGCATGGACGCCGAGGTTTTAGTCGAACATCCTTGCCTTAATGCCTTAGCGTTACTTGCACTCCAGAGTATAAGTTGCAACTAAGCGACCAGTCGCTAAGTTGAACTAAATGCCCTGTGGATGCAAAGAACGAACATCTCGCGGGCCGATGAAAAGCGCCACGTCCTGTGGCATCATCGACACTAGGACATCCTGTCCGTCGCGACAAAAGCTATCATATCACACCCGAACCAGAATTTCAACTGGTAATGCTATCTTTTTTTAGGTGATTTTACTTCTTGGCGCACCACGTTATCAAACCGTCGGCGCGACAAGTGCTATATTATCATGCTATGACGCCTGTCTCAATCTAATTCTTTCAACAAACCACAACAAAAGGTGACAATTTCTGAGGGGAAGTCGATGATCCTCGGCAATTCTCGGAGGTTCGGGCATTTTCGGAAATATATCAAAAAAAAGAGACCAACCCACAGGATGATCCCTCTTCATTATCATTTGAAACAGCGCCTTGAAGCAGTGCGCCAAAGACCTACCGTTCCCTCATCAATGGGAATAACAAGACGTCCCGAATCGATGGTTGATCCGTCAACAACATCACCAAACGGTCAATCCCGATCCCAAGACCGCCGGTTGGCGGCATCCCGTACATCAACGAATTGATAAAGTCTTCATCCATTTCATGCGCTTCGTCATTGCCCGCATGTTTTTCTTCAAGCTGCTTCTCAAACCGCTGCCGCTGGTCAATCGGATCATTGAGTTCGGTAAATGCATTTGCATGTTCCCGGCCCACGATAAACAGCTCAAATCTGTCGGTAAATCGCGGATCTTCAGGGTTCTGCTTGGCCAATGGCGAAATTTCGACAGGATGGCCATATACGAAGGTCGGCTGAATCAGCTTGTCCTCAACAAACTTCTCAAAGAATTCATTGAGAATATGCCCAACCTTATGGTGCTTTTCCACCTTAACTCCGTGTTTTTCAGCCAAGGTTCGAGCCTCATCCAAATTCAAGTGTTGTGAAAAATCGACCCCCGCAGCTTCCTTAACCAAATCCACCATCGAGGCCCTGCGCCATTTGGGAGTCAGGTCCACATCCTGTCCCTGATAGGAGATTTTGGTAGTCCCCAGGACTTCTTGCGCAATATGGGCAATGCAGTTCTCCGTCAAATCCATTATGTCATGATAATCCGCATAGGCCCAGTACAATTCCATCATTGTAAATTCCGGATTGTGCCGGGTTGAAATCCCTTCGTTACGGTAAACCCGGCCAATCTCATAAACTTTTTCCAGACCGCCAACGATCAGTCTCTTCAAGTGAAGCTCAATCGCAATCCTCATGTACAATTGCATGTCTAATGCGTTGTGGTGCGTAATAAACGGTCGGGCGGCAGCACCTCCCGCAATGGCATGCATCGTCGGGGTTTCCACTTCAAGAAAACCCGCTCCGTCCAAATACCGACGCATGGATTGAATGATCTTGGACCGGGCTACGAAAGTTTCCCGCACTTCCGGATTTACAATCAGATCCACGTACCGTTGGCGATACCTCATTTCAATATCTGTCAGACCATGGAACTTTTCCGGCAACGGGTTCAAAGCTTTGGTCAGAACGGTCAGTTCAGTGACTTTGACAGTTGTCTCACCCATCTTGGTTTTGAAGACCGTGCCTTTCACGCCAATGATATCTCCAAGTTCCAGCAGTTGAAAAATCCTGTACACTTCTTCCCCGACGGTGTCCTGCCTCACATAAATTTGGACCCAGCCAGTCTGATCCTGAATATGGGCAAACGCAGCCTTTCCCTGGGAACGAAGAAGCATAATCCGTCCGGCCACCACTACTTCAATCGTTGTTTCTTCCAATTGTTCTTTGGTTAAATCTTTGGCAAACGCCAATATTTCTTCAGCTGTATGAGTCCGATCAAATTTTTTGCCGAAAGGATCTACTCCGAGTTTATAAAGTTCTTCCAGCTTATGCCTGCGAACTCGCTGCACTTCGCTGAGTTCCATGAGTTCTTGTTCTGACATTTACACTACCCCTTACCTGCTTGAATCGAAATCACACTTTTTTGATTTCAAGTATTTCATAGGGAATAACCCCGGCGGGAACATGAACATCGATCTTTTCCCCTACGGTCTTGCCAAGCAGTGCCAGACCAACGGGCGATTCATTGGAAATCTTGTTCTCAAAAGGATCCGCTTCCGCCGAACCGACAATTGTATATTCCACAACGTCTCCCATTTCGATATCTTTCAACAGCACTGTTGAGCCAATTCCCACAACACTGGTATTTACTTCGGAGTCGTTGATGATTCGGGCGTTGCGAAGCATTTTCTCCAGCGTAATGATGCGTCCTTCGACAAAGGCCTGCTCGTTTTTTGCGTCGTCATATTCCGAGTTCTCCGATATATCCCCGAAACTGATGGCCGTCTTGATTCTCTCCGCAACCTCTTTTCTTTTTACCGCCCGAAGATACTCCAGTTCCTCTTCCAGTTTTTTAAGTCCGGTTTGCGTAAGCAACACTTCTTTTTCAGACACACCAAGCCGCTCCTTACTCCTTAGTCTCTGCCCGGGAACCCGTAAGATAGGCAGAAAGCACTGTCATATGGATGACAGTGCTTTTGTTCATTTTTCGATGCTTCATTATAATGGCAGAATGTGTCGGTTGTCAACGCTTACACCGGAACGTTCAAAATTGTTGCAGCCATTCCATATAGGGTTGCAACCCCATCCGTTCTATCAGTTTTCGATAATCTTTTTCCGCAAGCAAAAAGGTTGGCTTGTCCGCCAAAGCAACAAGAAGCGCCTCCATTACGTTGGTGCCAAAACTTCTGCCCTCAAGGTGCGGGGTCGTGGTGACCAGCAGATGCGCTCCGCGCTCTTTCAGCAACAACTTGTCAGATGCCGTGACAGTGTTGGTCAAGATAATTTTGCCCCCCAGTTCGTCAGGCATGTACCGCCTGATAAAATGGAAATCTCCTGCAATCACGTCCGCTTCCTCATAATACTGCCGGAACCCGGGTTTCACCTGTTCTTGTTTCTCGCCTGTCGGATACAAATATCGGATGGGCAACTTCGTAATTATTGGAGCAAGGACTTTTGCTATCCGTTCGAGGGATACCAGTGAACGGACTGGTATCGGAATCCCCAATCCGAACATCAAGTCTCCAAACACCACCTGACATTCATGCTGGATTAAGGCTTCCGCCATGCCAAAGCGGTCGACTCCACTTACTAGCAACACTTTCTTTCCCCGCAGTTGGACTTGGGGATGGTCGGCCAACTGTTCGATCACATACCGCTCCAAAGTATTCTTCAAACCGCTCCCATCCAGTATCGGAGTCTTGGTGGCCGCCCGGGCAATCGTCTCTGCTTCGCGGAAAGTGAACCGGTTCTTGTTCACATATATATAACGGTCGATCCCGCCCATCCCAAAAGCATCCACCGACCCGTCCATTTCCCGAATCAATTGGATCAGCTTATTCCGGTCCCCGTCCGTCCCGATTCTTTCAATTTCCACCTCTTGATCCAGAAATACCGTTTGCACCCGGTGGTTCCTGCTTGATGACCCGAGACTTAGACTGACTACCCGCTTCATCTGCTTTCGACTCCCAATAGCATTTTTCCAATCAGTATGTTCTGTTTTGTGAATCCTATACAAAAAAGGCCGACCTGCATAGTCGCAAGCCGACCCAGTAGAACACAAACAACGTTTTAAACCGAGACCATTTCCTTCTTTTGCAAATACTCAAGGTAGTCCAGCAAGACTTTTCTCATTCCGTCTCGGGTATCTTGGGTGTTCAGCACCGTCCGTATCTCGGCGGAATTGTGCAGCCCCTTGATGTACCAAGCGGCGTGCTTGCGCATTTCCTTAATGCCAATGACTTCCCCTTTGTGCTCCACCAACAAATCCATATGCCTCAAGCAGACTTGAATCCGTTCCTGAGCAGATGGCTGCGGCAGTTCTTCACCCGTTTCCAGGTAGTGTACCACCTGTTGGAAAATCCATGGATTGCCATGTGCACCCCGGCCTATCATGACTGCATCGCATCCGGTGCTTTCGAGCAGCTCTTTCGCCAACTGCGGAGTTGTCACATCACCGTTGCCGATGACCGGAATCGAGACAGCCTCTTTTACACGCCGGATAATTTCCCAATCCGCATGCCCGGTATACATTTGCTTGGCAGTCCGACCGTGGACGGCAACCGCTTGGGCCCCAGCCTGTTCTGCAGCTTTGGCCACTTCGACCGCATTGATAGCAGTATCGTCCCAACCTTTACGGAATTTGACAGTTACTGGCAGGTTCACGGTTTTCACCACCGCTTCAATAATCCGGCCAGCGTTTTCCGGATCCCGGGCCAGTGCGGCACCGGATCCGTTTTTGTGGATCTTGGTGGCCGGACAGCCCATATTGATATCAAGAATGTCCGGTGTATGTTCCTGCTGCATGACCATCTCCGCAGCCCGAACCATCGACTCGGAATCACATCCGACCAATTGCAGGGAAACCGGATGCTCTTCCGGCAGTATATCAAGCTTCAAGCGGGTCTTTTCATTTCCGTGAACAATTGCTTTGTCGGAGACCATTTCCGCGCAAACCAAACCTGCACCCATTTCTTTGACCAGCTTCCGAAAGGGCGGGTTGCAGACGCCCGCCATCGGAGCCAGCACTACATTGTTCTCCATTTGTACATTTCCAATCCGGAACGCCATGACACCCACCTCCATAAAAATGCGCTTATACTTGTTGCCGAAAAGAAAACACAGGCTGCCGCCTGTGTCAGATTGAAATTATTATAACACACTGAACAGATGCGAACAACCCGGAAGATTTTATATGCTGTCCCCCCGCAGTTCACTTTCTGTTACGCCA
This genomic stretch from Effusibacillus lacus harbors:
- the dusB gene encoding tRNA dihydrouridine synthase DusB, yielding MAFRIGNVQMENNVVLAPMAGVCNPPFRKLVKEMGAGLVCAEMVSDKAIVHGNEKTRLKLDILPEEHPVSLQLVGCDSESMVRAAEMVMQQEHTPDILDINMGCPATKIHKNGSGAALARDPENAGRIIEAVVKTVNLPVTVKFRKGWDDTAINAVEVAKAAEQAGAQAVAVHGRTAKQMYTGHADWEIIRRVKEAVSIPVIGNGDVTTPQLAKELLESTGCDAVMIGRGAHGNPWIFQQVVHYLETGEELPQPSAQERIQVCLRHMDLLVEHKGEVIGIKEMRKHAAWYIKGLHNSAEIRTVLNTQDTRDGMRKVLLDYLEYLQKKEMVSV
- a CDS encoding quinate 5-dehydrogenase, with protein sequence MKRVVSLSLGSSSRNHRVQTVFLDQEVEIERIGTDGDRNKLIQLIREMDGSVDAFGMGGIDRYIYVNKNRFTFREAETIARAATKTPILDGSGLKNTLERYVIEQLADHPQVQLRGKKVLLVSGVDRFGMAEALIQHECQVVFGDLMFGLGIPIPVRSLVSLERIAKVLAPIITKLPIRYLYPTGEKQEQVKPGFRQYYEEADVIAGDFHFIRRYMPDELGGKIILTNTVTASDKLLLKERGAHLLVTTTPHLEGRSFGTNVMEALLVALADKPTFLLAEKDYRKLIERMGLQPYMEWLQQF
- the lysS gene encoding lysine--tRNA ligase; protein product: MSEQELMELSEVQRVRRHKLEELYKLGVDPFGKKFDRTHTAEEILAFAKDLTKEQLEETTIEVVVAGRIMLLRSQGKAAFAHIQDQTGWVQIYVRQDTVGEEVYRIFQLLELGDIIGVKGTVFKTKMGETTVKVTELTVLTKALNPLPEKFHGLTDIEMRYRQRYVDLIVNPEVRETFVARSKIIQSMRRYLDGAGFLEVETPTMHAIAGGAAARPFITHHNALDMQLYMRIAIELHLKRLIVGGLEKVYEIGRVYRNEGISTRHNPEFTMMELYWAYADYHDIMDLTENCIAHIAQEVLGTTKISYQGQDVDLTPKWRRASMVDLVKEAAGVDFSQHLNLDEARTLAEKHGVKVEKHHKVGHILNEFFEKFVEDKLIQPTFVYGHPVEISPLAKQNPEDPRFTDRFELFIVGREHANAFTELNDPIDQRQRFEKQLEEKHAGNDEAHEMDEDFINSLMYGMPPTGGLGIGIDRLVMLLTDQPSIRDVLLFPLMRER
- the greA gene encoding transcription elongation factor GreA, translating into MSEKEVLLTQTGLKKLEEELEYLRAVKRKEVAERIKTAISFGDISENSEYDDAKNEQAFVEGRIITLEKMLRNARIINDSEVNTSVVGIGSTVLLKDIEMGDVVEYTIVGSAEADPFENKISNESPVGLALLGKTVGEKIDVHVPAGVIPYEILEIKKV